A window of the Lolium perenne isolate Kyuss_39 chromosome 7, Kyuss_2.0, whole genome shotgun sequence genome harbors these coding sequences:
- the LOC127303844 gene encoding probable ubiquitin-conjugating enzyme E2 23 has translation MLVDGTLKTAEAGDITVVDRGYLCDGEFVVSAGRVGIVTGVNTSLDLVKLSDGEPAAVVMSGVSPDRLRRVIELSLGDFVVSVSGSWLGRVVEVSANLNVLFDDGAVCKFIGDARSKKLRPVEADGRHPFRLGMNTRFYPGQRVTGIGASPAGIFKDCRWLNGYWKPSHKVGTISKVEMAGVLVYWIASPHCGTDQQLIQAFAPPAAYQHPNNLTFFCSAESDWGIGDRCFVRDKEACSSSSPSPSDVGNDHQPLVGALDKQDRSSSSGEARKKLVFRIGERRTRREQRRRAAFEQPLSVANTSTTADVLWQDGTRQSGAPSTSLTHFYITSVHEFFPELYVVDKAVIDEAGGQTGRVGLIRSVNFEDQSVAVSWFKQASNPDEGREDCTASVYDLALRRDPLVFYGQVVVRVLPSAAGCAQATITGVQAPSLGRKMAATDLSWVGRVVDLRDGRVQVKWGDGGTSMVLPHEISVVNGKYYSVLHAEMGTDWEEEDGGFDGLQDEEGEDGSADEDDDDSVDEDGTDSADENDHLVDENGTDSPGIDLRDEDGAAVTRTSRLGAIVQYVLRLAGVVLAQAMRYRPTDRLSSSSSSSSSTLAAATANVGAPALLTVGHDDTNNGDAIHATAAASATSDDDDDDSAAKGRSIADATGDEDQFRFPHFDVTQSPPDHHYIDNLDQGSNGGKKWVKAVHKQEWKILENNLPDTIYIRAFEDRMDLVRAVMVGASGTPYQDGLFFFDMHLPPSYPAVPPLVYYHSFGLQLNPNLYGSGTVCLSLLNTFGGEGSEVWLPTTSTLLQVVVSIQGLILNDKPFFNEAGYEALVGRPEGLRNALPYTENAYLLTLRSILHLLRRPPQGFEELVQDHFHRRGRFVLRACEAYLRGCIVGTLDSDARATEGSKEEGRRCSAGLRLALANVVPRLLTALAEIGAEGCDCDHLHGLRDMLVGPDDGRLCAR, from the exons ATGCTGGTGGACGGCACGTTGAAGACCGCGGAGGCAGGCGACATCACCGTCGTCGACAGGGGCTACTTGTGCGATGGCGAGTTCGTCGTGTCGGCCGGCCGGGTCGGCATCGTCACAGGAGTCAACACCTCTCTCGACCTTGTGAAGCTCAGCGACGGAGAGCCAGCTGCAGTGGTCATGAGTGGAGTGTCGCCGGATCGTCTGCGacgcgtcatagagttgagccttGGCGATTTCGTCGTGTCCGTGTCCGGTTCGTGGCTCGGCCGGGTTGTCGAGGTGTCCGCCAACTTGAACGTGCTGTTCGACGACGGTGCTGTCTGCAAGTTCATCGGCGATGCGCGGTCGAAGAAGTTACGACCGGTCGAGGCAGATGGAAGGCATCCTTTTCGCTTGGGGATGAATACGCGCTTCTACCCTGGGCAGCGTGTCACGGGAATTGGTGCCTCGCCAGCGGGCATCTTCAAGGACTGCCGGTGGCTCAATGGTTACTGGAAGCCCAGCCACAAGGTGGGCACCATCAGCAAGGTGGAGATGGCCGGAGTCCTCGTCTACTGGATCGCGTCGCCGCACTGCGGCACTGACCAGCAGCTCATCCAGGCGTTTGCTCCTCCGGCAGCCTACCAACACCCTAACAACCTAACCTTCTTCTGCTCCGCCGAGTCCGACTGGGGTATAGGTGATCGCTGCTTCGTTAGAGACAAGGAGGCATGTtcgtcttcgtctccatctccatCCGACGTTGGCAATGATCATCAGCCGTTGGTTGGCGCACTTGATAAACAGGACCGGTCATCATCCTCCGGCGAAGCAAGGAAGAAGCTCGTTTTCCGTATTGGGGAGAGGCGGACACGGCGGGAACAGAGGAGACGCGCGGCGTTCGAGCAGCCCCTGAGCGTCGCCAACACCAGCACCACCGCCGACGTGCTTTGGCAGGACGGCACGAGGCAGAGTGGGGCGCCGTCCACGTCCCTGACGCACTTCTACATCACGAGCGTGCACGAGTTCTTCCCCGAGCTCTACGTTGTCGACAAGGCCGTCATAGACGAAGCTGGTGGACAGACGGGGCGTGTCGGCCTTATCCGAAGTGTGAATTTCGAGGACCAGTCGGTGGCCGTGTCGTGGTTCAAGCAGGCGTCGAACCCCGACGAGGGCAGAGAGGACTGCACCGCGAGCGTGTACGATCTGGCCTTGCGACGAGACCCCCTTGTTTTCTACGGACAAGTCGTCGTTCGAGTGCTGCCATCGGCGGCCGGATGTGCCCAAGCCACAATCACGGGAGTACAAGCGCCGTCACTGGGCAGAAAGATGGCCGCTACCGATCTTTCATGGGTCGGCCGTGTTGTTGACCTTCGTGACGGCCGTGTCCAAGTCAAGTGGGGCGACGGCGGCACGTCAATG GTGTTGCCCCATGAGATCAGCGTCGTAAATGGGAAGTACTACTCGGTACTACATGCTGAAATGGGCACCGACTGGGAGGAGGAAGATGGCGGCTTCGACGGGCTTCAAGATGAGGAAGGTGAGGATGGTTCGGCGGATGAAGACGACGATGACTCGGTGGATGAAGATGGCACTGATTCGGCGGATGAAAACGATCACTTGGTGGATGAAAATGGCACTGATTCCCCGGGCATTGATTTGAGGGACGAAGACGGCGCTGCAGTGACGAGAACAAGCAGGCTGGGTGCTATTGTCCAGTATGTGCTCCGATTGGCGGGCGTAGTGTTGGCGCAAGCCATGAGGTATCGGCCAACAGACAggttgtcgtcgtcgtcgtcgtcttcaagCTCAACATTAGCTGCAGCAACGGCCAATGTGGGAGCGCCAGCGCTCTTAACCGTTGGCCATGATGACACAAACAATGGTGATGCCATTCACGCCACGGCTGCTGCTTCCGCGaccagcgacgacgacgatgatgattctGCCGCGAAGGGTAGAAGCATTGCAGATGCCACCGGTGATGAAGATCAGTTCCGCTTCCCACATTTCGATGTCACGCAAAGCCCTCCGGATCACCATTACATTGACAACCTGGACCAG GGAAGCAATGGCGGAAAGAAGTGGGTCAAGGCAGTGCATAAGCAG GAATGGAAAATACTGGAGAATAACTTACCAGACACAATTTACATCCGCGCCTTCGAGGACCGCATGGACCTTGTTCGGGCGGTGATGGTGGGTGCGAGCGGGACGCCTTACCAAGACGggctctttttcttcgacatgcACCTCCCGCCGTCCTACCCCGCCGTGCCGCCGCTTGTGTACTACCACTCCTTCGGTCTCCAACTCAACCCCAACCTCTACGGCTCCGGCACAGTGTGCCTCAGCCTGCTGAACACCTTCGGTGGTGAGGGCTCCGAGGTGTGGCTGCCGACGACTTCGACCCTCCTTCAGGTTGTCGTCTCCATCCAGGGCCTTATCCTTAACGACAAGCCcttcttcaacgaggccggctacGAGGCTCTGGTGGGCAGGCCCGAGGGCCTCCGCAACGCGCTGCCGTACACCGAGAACGCATACCTGCTCACCCTTCGGAGCATACTCCACCTACTTCGCCGACCGCCGCAGGGATTCGAGGAGTTGGTGCAGGACCACTTCCATCGCCGGGGAAGGTTCGTGCTCAGAGCATGTGAGGCGTACCTGAGAGGATGCATAGTTGGCACGCTCGACAGCGATGCGCGTGCCACGGAGGGAAGCAAGGAGGAGGGGCGCCGCTGCTCGGCCGGCTTAAGGCTGGCGCTCGCGAACGTGGTGCCGAGGCTCCTGACGGCGTTGGCAGAGATTGGAGCTGAGGGGTGCGACTGCGACCACCTCCACGGGCTGCGGGACATGCTCGTCGGCCCAGATGACGGACGGCTGTGTGCTCGCTAG